In Planctomycetota bacterium, the sequence CCCGTGGGGGGGGGGGGGGCCCCCTTCCCAACCAACCCAAACAACTCGGGGTCGTGGGTTTCTGGGACTTTCTCGGCCCCCCCCCCAAAACGCCGGCGGGGGGTTGCCGCCTCAGTCCCCCCCCCGGCGGTTTGGAGGAGCTGTGCTGCGAGCGCTATCCCTCGCGTCGCATGGTCGCCTCGGCTGTGATGTCGTTGCCCCAGACGCCAAAGCCGCTGTTGAAGACGCTGAACTGACTCCAGGGCGCGGTGATCTCAACCGTCACCTGCGAGCCGCCCGCGACGCTGTCGAGGCTGCCGACCGCCGAACCGCCACTGGTGAGGGCGTGGCTGTACGAAGCGGAATTGAGTCCGCCGCGCCGGACCGCGCTCTCGACGGCGGCGTTGACTTCGGCCGTCGTCGAACCGGGAATGATCGCAACGCGAGCACCCTCGCGAGCGGCGTTCGAGATGGTGTGGCGGACGTAGAACATCCACGAGAACTCGATCGTCACGAAGAAGATCGTGAGCAACAGCGGGAAGACCATGGCGGCCTCGAGCGTGATCGAGCCCTTGCGGCGACGACGGTGATTGTTTCGGGTTTCTCTCATCTGGCGTACGTCCGGAAGTCGGACGCAGCCGATGTGCAATAGACCGGGCCGAAGAGCGAACGTCGCCGTGGCTATCGGACGCACGCATCACAATCGTCCGAGCATGAGCGCCAACAACGCCGCTGCGAGGAACGGAACGGCATGCGGGAGCGGCCGCTCGATCGACGTGAACTTGCCACGCTGCGCATCGTCGGACGCCTCGCCGTAGATCGTGAATCGCTTGGCATTGGCGTCCGCCTGCTCCAGACCGACTCGGCGAATCCAGAGAAACGTCAGGACGAGTGCGCCGGTGTTGGACAGCAGCTCGCGCAGCTTGCCCGTCGCGGCGGCACGGGTCACAACGACGATCATGCCGACGATCGCCTCCAGCGCTGCCAGAACGATCACCCCCGGCCAACCGACCCAAGCGCCGGCAGAGATGTAAAGCTTCGCATCGCCAGCTCCACGGGCACCGACAACAAAGAGTGGCAGGCCGATCGCCAGCCCGCACGCGACGCCTAGCAGCGAATCCACCGGCGTGAAGAGGCCGGTTGTCCACCAGGTCGCCAACGACCGGACCAATCCGCCGCCGAGCAGCATGAAGGTCAGCCAATTCGGAATCCTCCGCTGACGCCAGTCGATGACGGCCGCGACGACGAGGGCGACGAAGAACGGCACGAGCGCGACGGCATGGGTGGCGTACCACGTCTCCCAGTCGCTGGGCCAGGCCCAGGTCCATTCGAGTCGTAGTGGTTCAGGTTGCTCTTGCACGTGGTGTACATCGGTCAGGCGTTGCGGGGGCTGATGCGCAAACGAAAGCGACGCCGCCCACGAGGGCGACGTCGCAGAGTCAGCAGTTGCTGACCGAAATGGGGAACGCTGTGAAAAGGCGATCGAAGGGCGAGTGCAACAAGACCTAGTTGGTCGTGTTGAACTTCTCCTTGTCGATGGCGCCTTCCATGTCGTCCATCTTGCCACGGAGCGTCGAGCCGAAGGCCTTGACGGCGCCGATGGCGGCGATGACGATGAGGCCGGCGATCAGTGCGTACTCCAGGAGTTCGCCGCCGTCCTCTTCCTTGTACAGCTTGACGAAGGTGCTCTTCGTCTTGTCGGTAACGGTGCTGAGCATCGTTTTCTCTTTCCGGGCCTGTGGCCCTACGGGTCCGGTGGCCGATCGAGACGCGCGTCGTTGCACGCCGCATGGCCCCATCGACCAGCCGCCGGAAGGGCCGCACCCGAAGGTGAATAGCCCACAACCGGCTGAGTCACCGATGCAAGACGCATTTGTCTCGCCTCGGGCAAGCGGCGACTGCCACCACCAACCGGACCGACGCGGCCCTGCGGTGCCCGGTGCGCTGTCTTCGTGACCACGCTCGGGTTGCACTCTTCGAATCGGGACGCCAACGGACCGACTCAAGGCGAACGACATGTTTTCTTGCCCGATAACAAACCACCACTCCAGAACGCGACATCGCCCGGTCGACGGATCACGACCCGATCCGCCTCCGGCCCGGCTACGTCGATCAATCGACGCAGCGGTTCGTCGACCGGCTCGAGACTCAGACGAAACGTCGCGTGGTGCATCGCCGCCACACGCTCGGCCTGCATGCGCGTCGCCATCGTCCATGCCTCTTCTGGCGTTGCATGCGACGCGCGGAACGGGTCGTACGCGCCGATCCCAAGCATCGCTAGGTCGACCGGGCCGACGTTGTCGAAGCCGTCGAACATCGCGGTGTCTCCGCCGAACAGCAGTCGCTGCCCGGCCGACTCAATCGCGTAGGCCGACGCCGATCGCCAGGTGTCGCTAAACGCACGAGCAGTCCAGTGGTTCACCGGTACCGACGTGACCCGCAGGCCCGCGACGTCGATCGCGTGGCCGTGTTCGAGCTCGATCACACGCTTGAAGGAAAGCCCACGCAGCAGATCACCGGTGCCCGCAGCGGTGATGACGACGGGCCGCTGCCGAGCGGCCAGTCGGTGCAGCGTCGGCAGGTCGAGATGGTCGAAGTGTGCGTGGCTCAATAGCACTATGTCAATCGGCGGCAGTCGCGACATCGAAAGGGACGGCTGCTGCAGCCGTCGTGGCCCAAGCGTCAACGGCCCAAGCCCGAGTCCGACGCGGCTCGACCAGACCGGATCCGTCAGCACCCATCGCCCAGCCAGGCGAATCAGCATCGTCGCGTGCCCGACCCAGCCGACGCCGACGTCGCCACGCGACAAACGCGCAAGGTCGAGCCGTCG encodes:
- a CDS encoding TadE/TadG family type IV pilus assembly protein — encoded protein: MRETRNNHRRRRKGSITLEAAMVFPLLLTIFFVTIEFSWMFYVRHTISNAAREGARVAIIPGSTTAEVNAAVESAVRRGGLNSASYSHALTSGGSAVGSLDSVAGGSQVTVEITAPWSQFSVFNSGFGVWGNDITAEATMRREG
- a CDS encoding A24 family peptidase — translated: MQEQPEPLRLEWTWAWPSDWETWYATHAVALVPFFVALVVAAVIDWRQRRIPNWLTFMLLGGGLVRSLATWWTTGLFTPVDSLLGVACGLAIGLPLFVVGARGAGDAKLYISAGAWVGWPGVIVLAALEAIVGMIVVVTRAAATGKLRELLSNTGALVLTFLWIRRVGLEQADANAKRFTIYGEASDDAQRGKFTSIERPLPHAVPFLAAALLALMLGRL
- a CDS encoding Flp family type IVb pilin, which encodes MLSTVTDKTKSTFVKLYKEEDGGELLEYALIAGLIVIAAIGAVKAFGSTLRGKMDDMEGAIDKEKFNTTN
- a CDS encoding MBL fold metallo-hydrolase, whose product is MSRVWRGVVDRLKHSDRALALADRLGRSVGRVRALDGLIDPPMSRRLDLARLSRGDVGVGWVGHATMLIRLAGRWVLTDPVWSSRVGLGLGPLTLGPRRLQQPSLSMSRLPPIDIVLLSHAHFDHLDLPTLHRLAARQRPVVITAAGTGDLLRGLSFKRVIELEHGHAIDVAGLRVTSVPVNHWTARAFSDTWRSASAYAIESAGQRLLFGGDTAMFDGFDNVGPVDLAMLGIGAYDPFRASHATPEEAWTMATRMQAERVAAMHHATFRLSLEPVDEPLRRLIDVAGPEADRVVIRRPGDVAFWSGGLLSGKKTCRSP